A single window of Xylocopilactobacillus apicola DNA harbors:
- a CDS encoding nucleoside triphosphate pyrophosphohydrolase produces the protein MGKLIRTKLKEKLKQRNPTAKFSTLSKNDLSIELDKKLVEEVNEFVSATNYENKNEELADILEVIGTYFELDFFDEKATRTIQDRKFKERGGFDKGIYYF, from the coding sequence ATGGGAAAGTTGATCCGAACTAAACTAAAAGAAAAATTAAAACAGCGTAATCCAACCGCTAAATTTTCTACTCTAAGTAAAAATGATTTATCGATTGAGCTAGATAAAAAATTAGTTGAAGAAGTCAATGAATTTGTTAGCGCAACTAATTATGAAAATAAGAACGAAGAATTGGCCGATATCTTAGAAGTTATTGGCACCTATTTTGAACTCGATTTCTTTGATGAGAAAGCGACTAGGACCATTCAAGATCGCAAATTCAAAGAACGAGGTGGTTTCGACAAAGGGATCTACTATTTTTAG
- a CDS encoding tetratricopeptide repeat protein — protein MSLALCLIMKNESKFLEPFFSNSFADNIYVLDTGSDDDSVAIAQKYTKNIFKKEFNNNFSSLRNYLIGLVKEDWILFLDADEILLQAEWKKLRRLIDEDPEVGGYRFLRYNFFATGGWYSDMMVKVFKNNEGFKYQKKATERIEPSIIKKGFKVADAPITLNHFGYVRSFEDRNKKNNQYISIMQDQILANPEDTLAKSALAIIQRNSGDLPNATANALEGAAANPNSELAQLFLGYVYESSNKLDLAIKQYRKVLEINSGNYRALNALGVVYLSKGEYAAAREYFEHAIAVFPIGTHLNINLGLTYFFEGNYRKAIYLFKKVLAENPYFGLLDQKGILEIDNQKQFYYETINNYWGLKTYLAVCKEAIGNDEEFFFHL, from the coding sequence ATGTCATTAGCGTTATGTTTAATAATGAAAAATGAATCTAAGTTTTTAGAACCATTTTTCTCTAACTCATTTGCAGATAATATTTATGTGCTAGACACGGGATCCGACGATGATTCCGTTGCAATCGCCCAGAAATATACAAAGAATATTTTCAAAAAAGAATTTAATAATAATTTTTCTTCATTGAGAAATTATTTGATTGGGCTTGTGAAAGAAGATTGGATTTTATTTTTAGATGCCGATGAAATATTGCTGCAAGCAGAATGGAAGAAATTAAGAAGGTTAATTGACGAAGACCCGGAAGTTGGGGGATATCGGTTTTTAAGATACAATTTTTTTGCTACCGGCGGATGGTACAGCGATATGATGGTCAAAGTTTTTAAAAACAATGAAGGCTTCAAGTATCAGAAAAAGGCAACAGAAAGAATTGAACCTTCAATTATCAAAAAAGGATTTAAAGTAGCTGATGCGCCAATAACATTAAATCACTTTGGATATGTAAGATCTTTCGAGGACCGAAACAAGAAAAATAATCAGTACATCTCTATTATGCAAGATCAGATATTGGCCAATCCCGAAGATACGCTAGCAAAATCAGCCTTAGCGATAATTCAACGAAATTCAGGCGATTTACCAAACGCCACCGCGAATGCACTCGAAGGAGCAGCGGCTAATCCAAATAGTGAGCTGGCTCAATTATTTTTGGGCTATGTTTATGAAAGTTCAAATAAGCTGGATTTAGCGATAAAGCAATACCGGAAGGTTCTTGAAATTAATTCTGGCAACTATCGGGCCCTCAATGCTCTTGGGGTGGTTTATCTATCCAAAGGAGAGTATGCCGCAGCCAGGGAATATTTCGAGCACGCAATAGCTGTTTTTCCGATCGGCACTCATTTAAACATAAATTTAGGCCTAACCTACTTTTTTGAAGGGAACTATCGTAAGGCGATTTACTTATTTAAAAAAGTACTTGCCGAAAATCCATATTTTGGACTTTTAGACCAAAAAGGCATCTTAGAAATAGATAATCAAAAGCAATTTTATTACGAGACAATCAATAATTATTGGGGATTAAAAACCTATCTAGCGGTATGTAAGGAGGCAATCGGCAATGACGAGGAATTCTTTTTTCATTTATAG
- a CDS encoding Fic family protein, which yields MAVKKFNYQNLNKLDLDYDLLNSLTKIHEFKGKEELYLADKSYEFDRLKNLAMIQSTEASNRIEGISTTDARLKQLIADKTTPINRDEEEIAGYRDVLKLIHEDYQYLELNRNNILALHKKLYEYSPQNFRGKFKANDNVITENEKIRFRPAPAYLTPMLIDDLCNEYKQAIQQEKVDPLILIPCFILDFLSIHPFTDGNGRMSRLLTMLLMYQSGYVIGKYISIEHLIEKTKSTYYESLDASSVGWFDNVQDYTPFVRYFLGVILRANEELIERFELMRHSISSADRVISELHKALQPLSRAELEMSLPAISQRTIERALAKLQKENKIEKVGQGRSTRYRGK from the coding sequence ATGGCGGTGAAAAAATTCAATTATCAGAATTTAAATAAGTTGGATTTGGATTATGATCTATTAAATAGTTTAACTAAAATTCATGAATTTAAGGGCAAAGAGGAGTTATATTTGGCTGATAAGTCTTATGAATTTGATCGTTTGAAAAATTTAGCCATGATTCAAAGTACAGAAGCCTCTAATAGAATTGAGGGAATTAGTACGACAGACGCTCGATTGAAACAACTTATCGCAGACAAAACGACGCCGATTAATCGAGACGAAGAAGAAATTGCTGGATATCGTGACGTATTGAAGCTAATTCATGAAGATTATCAGTACCTTGAGCTAAATCGAAATAATATTTTGGCGTTGCATAAAAAGCTATATGAATATTCGCCCCAAAATTTTCGAGGAAAGTTTAAAGCGAATGACAATGTTATCACCGAAAATGAAAAGATTCGTTTCAGACCGGCACCCGCATACTTAACACCAATGCTAATTGATGATCTGTGCAACGAGTATAAGCAAGCGATTCAGCAGGAAAAAGTTGATCCGCTGATCCTGATTCCTTGTTTTATACTCGATTTTTTGTCCATTCATCCGTTTACTGATGGCAACGGCCGGATGTCAAGACTATTAACAATGCTGCTGATGTATCAATCAGGATATGTGATTGGCAAGTACATCAGTATTGAACATTTGATTGAGAAAACGAAGTCGACGTATTATGAATCTTTGGATGCAAGTTCAGTTGGTTGGTTTGATAATGTTCAAGATTATACCCCTTTTGTTCGGTATTTTTTGGGAGTGATCTTGCGTGCTAATGAAGAATTGATCGAACGATTTGAGTTGATGAGACACTCAATTAGTTCCGCTGATCGTGTTATTTCGGAGCTTCATAAAGCACTTCAGCCGCTAAGTAGAGCTGAGCTTGAAATGAGTTTACCAGCAATTAGTCAGCGAACGATTGAGCGAGCGCTTGCGAAACTTCAAAAAGAAAATAAAATCGAAAAAGTCGGTCAGGGACGGTCAACGAGGTATCGGGGGAAGTGA